CGAACGGGGCACACGAGGTGCTGACGGGCCGTCGGGCCCGGGCGACGACGGCGCCCGCCCGGGCAAGAGGGCTTGCGCACACCACCGTTCCCGCTCCGACTGTGACGGCCGCGCCCGTGACCCGGACGGTGGATGACCCGTTGTCCTGGAATGAGCCGGGACCCACCCGGCTGCCGCACGAACCGATTCCGAGGAGCCACCCGTGCCGCGCATGCTCGACCTCAGCGACGACGTCCGTGCCGAGATCGGTGACCAGGAAGCCGACCGGCTGCTCACCGGCGGGGACACCCCGGGGAGCTACGACTGCACGTCCTGCCGCACCCCCGGCGACTCGGCGCAAGAAGCCACCAGCACCGTCCTCTTCGTCGGCGACGAGACCGCCGTCCTCGCCTTCGCCCACTCCGCGTGCCTGCCCTCGCAGGTGGTCCGGGTCACGGAGGAGGAACTCCAGGGCGCCGTACGGTCCATCACCGAGAACCAGCCCGGCGCCGGGGCCGGTGCCGATTCCGCACCGCAGCCCGCCGTCCTCGGGGTGACCAGTGGACTCGTCCTGCTCGAGGACGAGTTGCACCCCGCCCTCGTCGTGGAGCCGACCGGCCCCGTCGCCCGGCCCGGCAGCACCGCGGGCGTCGACGAGTTCCTCCCGCTGGTGATCGACCACGGCTTCCGGCCGGTACCGGCGCTCACCTCGGTGCCGCCGGTACTGCACGGCTGGTCGGTACTGGTCGCCAACGGCCAGCTGCACTCGGTGCTCCAGCCGGGCACCGACGGCGGCGCCCCGGTCGCCTGGTGGCAGGCGCACCAGCCGCTCCAGGTCACCGACAGCTGGCGCACCGCGGCCGCCAAGCTCCAGCAGATCCTGGTGTTCACGGCGCCCGCCGGTTCCATCGGCCGCCAGCCGCGCGAGGACCTGATGCGCCAGGCGCTCGACCGGGCCGCCGCGAACGGGCTGCTCGCGGGCGCGGCGATGCCGCTCGCGGGTACCTGATGCGGAGCGGCCACCGGGCCCCGTTTCGGCGACGAAACCGGCGCGGTGGCCGCATCCGAAGGACTTGTGGGTCGTTTGCCCTTACGTGCACCCCTATGACCCAAGCCGCCGCCCGCTGCCGAGTTCCATCCCGTCCATGCGCCCCGCGCACGACATGACGGCAGCCGTCTCGCCCACGCCGATCTACGACGCGCTCTACGCGGAGTACCGAAGGGCGTTCAAGGCCCTTCCGGGTGACCGGAGTGGTGAGGAACACCTGAACTTCCGTGGTTTCTCCGCCGACTTGACGGATCTGTGGGCCGGACGCCACGACCCGGTGCCCGGCGTGACGCACCACTCGGGCACGTATCAGTGGCCGCAGCCCGCCCGCCGCAAGGGCCGCCACCGTACCGACCAGCCCGCCTGGCAGCCGGTCGGCCGCCTGCCGGGCGCCGGTGGGCGGGTGCCCGCGGCGCTGCCGCCCGCGCCGCGCCGCGAACACTGAACCGCCGTGCGCCGAGGCCTCGGCGCTCCAAACGCCCCCGCACACACGACGACGGCCGCCCCTGCTGAACGGGCGGCCGTCGTCGTACGGTGAGGCGCGGGCGCGGCCGGTCGGCGCGCGCCGGTGCGGTTACTTCTTGCGGCCGCGCTTCTCGCGTACCCGTACCGAGATGTGCAGGGGCGTGCCCTCGAAGCCGAACTCCTCGCGCAGCCTGCGCTCCACGAAGCGCCGGTAGCCGTGCTCGATGAAGCCCGAGGCGAACAGCACGAAGCGGGGCGGCTTGGTTCCGGCCTGGGTGCCGAAGAGGATGCGCGGCTGCTTGCCGCCGCGGACCGGGTGCGGGTGGGCGGCGACGAGTTCGCCGAGGAAGGCGTTGAGCCTGCCGGTGGGCACCCGGGTCTCCCAGCCCGCGAGGGCGGTCTCGATCGCCGGGACGAGCTTTTCCATGTGCCGCCCGGTGCGCGCCGAGACGTTCACCCGCGGCGCCCAGGCCACCTGGGCGAGCTCGGTCTCGATCTCGCGCTCCAGGTAGTAGCGCCGCTCCTCGTCGAGGGTGTCCCACTTGTTGTACGCGAGGACGAGCGCGCGTCCGGCCTCGACGGCCATGGTCACGATGCGCTGGTCCTGGATGCTGATCTGCTCCCCGGCGTCGATGAGGACGACGGCGACCTCGGCCTTCTCGACCGCGGCGGCGGTGCGCAGCGAGGCGTAGTAGTCGGCGCCCTGCTGGAGGTGGACCCGCTTGCGGATGCCCGCCGTGTCGACGAACTTCCAGGTGACACCGCCGAGTTCGATCAGTTCGTCAACCGGGTCGCGGGTGGTGCCGGCGAGCTCGTTGACGACGACGCGCTCCTCGTTGGCCACCTGGTTCAGGAGGGACGACTTGCCGACATTGGGGCGGCCGATCAGCGCGATACGGCGCGGGCCGCCGAGAGCCGCGCCGAAGCGCTGCGCGGGCGCCTCGGGCAGTGCTTCGAGGACGGCGTCGAGCATGTCGCCGGTGCCGCGGCCGTGCAGCGCGGAGACGGGGTGCGGTTCGCCGAGACCGAGGGACCACAGCGCGGTCGCGTCCGCCTCGCCGCTCGGTCCGTCGACCTTGTTGGCACACAGCACGACGGGCTTGCCCGCCTTGCGCAGCAGGCGCACCACGGCCTCGTCGGTGTCGGTGGCGCCGACCGTGGCGTCCACCACGAACACCACGGCGTCGGCGGCCTCGATGGCGTACTCGGCCTGGGCGGCCACCGAGGCGTCGATACCGAGGACGTCCTGCTCCCAGCCGCCGGTGTCGACCACCTTGAAGCGGCGTCCGGCCCACTCGGCCTCGTAGGTGACGCGGTCGCGGGTGACGCCGGGCTTGTCCTCGACGACCGCCTCGCGGCGGCCGATGAAGCGGTTCACCAGGGTCGACTTGCCGACGTTGGGGCGGCCGACGACGGCGAGGACCGGCAGCGGACCGTGGCCCGCCTCCTCGATGGCGCCCTCGACGTCCTCGAGGTCGAAGCCCTCCTCGGCGGCCAGTTCCATGAACGCCGTGTACTCGGCGTCGCCGAGTTCGCCGTGGTCGTGCTCCGTGCCCGCGAAGTCCGCCGCAGCGTTCTCGGCGGACTCGGGCTGGCTGGGGTCGTTCATGAAGTCCGTACCTCGTTCATCGTGGTGATCGTGGACCGCGGCGCGGGCGGCCCACTGCTCAAGTGTCGCTCAGCGCCGGGTGAGACGCCGCGCGTTTTCCAGATGGGCGGCGAGCCGCTTCTGGATCCGTACGGTCGCCTCGTCCATCGCCCTGCGGGTGCGCCGCCCGCTGTGGTCACCGGCCTCGAAGGGCTCCCCGAAGACCAGGTCGATCCGGGTCCGCAGCGGCGGAAGACCGGGGATCAGTCTGCTGCGGGCCCCCGCGCTGCCCAGTACCGCGACCGGTACGACCGGTGCGCCGCTGCGCACCGCGAAGTAGGCCAGTCCCGAGCGCAGGGACGCGAAGTCGCCCTCGCCGCGGGTGCCTTCGGGAAATATGCCGAGCACTCCGCCGCCGTCCAGGACCTTCAAGGCCCGGGTGACGGCCGCGCGGTCGGCCGACTCGCGGTCGATGGAGAGCTGTCCGAGACCGTTGAGGAAGGCTCCCATCGGGCCGCGGAACATCTCCTTCTTTATGAGGAAGTGCACCGGGCGCGGTGAGGAGCCCATCAGGAGCGGGCCGTCCGCGAAGTTCGAGTGGTTGACGGCGAAGATCAGCGGTCCGGTGGCCGGTACCTTCCAGGCCCCCAGGGTCCGGGGGCGGTAGAGGCCGTGCACCACCGGCACCCCGAGCCGTCTGCCGAACTCCGCCCCGCGCGCGGACGGCGCAGGGTCGGGAGTGCTCACTTCGCGGCCCGCTTCTCCTCGACGAGGGTCACGACACACTCGATGACCTGCTGGAGGGTGAGCTCCGTGGTGTCGACCTCGACGGCGTCGCCCGCCTTGGCGAGCGGCGAGGTCTTCCGGCTGGAGTCGGCGGTGTCCCGCTTGATCAGGGCCTCGCGGGTGGCCTGGACGTCGGCGCTCTTCATCTCGCTGCTGCGGCGCGCGGCGCGGGCCTCGGGCGAGGCGGTCAGGAAGATCTTCAGGTCGGCGTCGGGGAGCACGGTGGTGCCGATGTCGCGGCCCTCGACGACGATGCCGCCCGGCGCGGCCGCCGCGATGGCGCGCTGCAGCTCGGTGATCCGGGTGCGCACCTCGGGCACCGCGCTGACGGCGCTGACCTTGGAGGTGACCTCCGGGGTGCGGATGGGCTGGGCCACATCGGTGCCGTCCACCACGATCGTCGGCGCGGCCGGGTCGGTGCCGGAGACGATCTCCGGCTTGCCCGCGGCCGAGGCGATCGCGCTGGGGTCCTCGATGTCGATGCCGTTGTTCACCATCCACCAGGTGATCGCGCGGTACTGGGCGCCGGTGTCCAGGTAGCTGAGGCCGAGCTGGGCGGCGACGGCCTTGGAAGTGCTCGACTTGCCCGTGCCGGAGGGGCCGTCGATGGCGACGATGACGGCCTGGACGGCCTCAGTGGTCTCGGCGGCGGTTTCCACAGCGAAGGACACCTTCCTGGTACGGGGAGTGAGAGCGCGAACAGGGCGAGAGAGCCCCGCACAAGGTTACTGGCTCCGCGGGGCGCCTCTTTCACGGCAGGGTCCGCCCCGGGTCCCCCACCGTACTGCGGGCGCTCCCGGCGGGCGTTGTCGCTGGTCAGCCGAGGCCGGTGGCTGCCGGTGCCGCTGGGGTCGGGCCTTCGCCGTACTCGGCAGTGCCGCCGGGTGGGCCCGGCGGCGCCCGCTCCCGCCGCCCCGGTCAGCCCCGCAGCACCCAGCCCTGCTCGGTGAGTGCGCGGGTGAGCACCGGCACGGCCTTGGGTTCGACCAGGATCTGGACGAGTCCGGCCTGCTGTCCGGTGGCGTGCTCGATGCGGACGTCCTCGATGTTCACGCCCGCCCGTCCGGCGTCCGCGAAGATCCTGGCGAGCTGGCCCGGCTGGTCGTCGATGAACACGGCGACGCTCTCGTAGACGCGCGGCGCGGCGCCGTGCTTGCCGGGCACCCGCACCTGGCCCGCGTTCCCGCGGCGCAGCACGGCCTCGACGCCCGCGGCGCCGCCGGTGCGCTTGTCCTCGTCCGCGGACTGCAGGGAGCGCAGCGCGGCGACCGTCTCGCCGAGGTCCTCGGCGAGCTCGGCGAGCAGGTCGGCGACCGGTCCCGCGTTGGCGGAGAGGATGTCGATCCACATCCGCGGGTCCGAGGCCGCGATCCGGGTCACATCGCGGATGCCCTGGCCGCACAGCCGTACCGCCGTGTCCTCGGCGTGCTCCAGGCGCGCGGCGACCAGGCTCGACATCAGGTGCGGCATGTGCGAGACGAGGGCGACCGCGCGGTCGTGCGCCTCGGCGTCCATCACCACCGGCACGGCCCGGCACAGGGAGACCAGCTCCAGGGCCAGGTTGAGCACCTCGGTGTCGGTCTCCGGGGTCGGCGTCAGCACCCAGGGGCGGCCCTCGAAGAGTTCGGCGGTCGCGGCGAGCGGTCCTGACTTCTCGCGGCCGGACATGGGGTGGGTGCCGAGGTACCGGCTCAGGTCGGCGCTGCGTGCGCGCAGTTCCCCGAGCGGTCCGCCCTTGACGCTGGCGACGTCCAGGTAGCCGCGGCCGAGCCCCTTGTCCATGGCCTCGGCGAGGGTGTCGGCGACCCGGGCGGGCGGTACCGCCACGAGGACCAGGTCGACCGGTACCTCGGGGGCCCGGTCGGTCCCCGCGCCGAGCGAGGCGGCCGTGCCCGCCTGGGCCGGGTCGTGGTCGGCGAGGTGCACGGTCACGCCGCGCGAGGCGAGCGCGAGGGCGGCCGAGGTGCCGATGAGGCCGGTGCCGATGACGAGCGCGGTTCTCACTGGGCGATGTCCTTGCGGAGGGAGGCGGCGGCGCCGAGGTAGACGTGCACGAGATCGGCGCGGGGCCGGTCGGACTCGATGTGCGCGAGCAGCCGTACCACCCGCGGCATGGCGCCCTCGACGTCGATCTCCTGGGCGCAGATCAGCGGCACGTCCACGATGCCCAGCTTGCGGGCCGCGGCGGCCGGGAAGTCGCTGTGCAGGTCGGGGGTGGCCGTGAACCAGATACTGATCACGTCGTCCGTGCTGAGGTCGTTGCGGTCGAGCACCGCCGTCAACAGCTCGCGGACCTGCTCGCCCATGTGATCGGCCGCGTCCCGGTCCAGCTGGACAGCGCCTCGCACCGCTCGTACCGCCACGGTCTCGCTCCTCGACTGCGTCGTACGGTATTGCTGGTCAACGGCCGCCGCGGTCCCCTGTGGACTCGCGTGTCCGCCCTGCCAGGGTAGTCAGCGCGGCGCGTCCGTGTGACGCCGGTCCGGTCACTGGACGCTCCGCAGTCGCACCCGCCGCAGGAAGTCCTCGACCCGGCGTGCGTCGGGCCCGTCCGGCAGCGGGCTGCCCTCCAGCGCGCGGTCGGCCTCCTCGGCCAGGCGGCGCATCCGGGACTCGACCTCGGGCCAGGCCACCTCGCCGCGTTTGACGGCGAGCAACTCCTCGCGGCGGTCGCCGACGTCGATCACCAGACGCCCGGTGCGCAGCAGGTCACCGCAGGTGGTCAGGAGTCGCAGCAGGTGCATGGCGTGCTTCCAGCGCGGCGCCCCGTGCACCCGTACGTCCGCCTCCAGCTTCTTGTACTGGCCCCGCGCGTAGCGGACGAAGGTGTCGTGGGCCTGCCGGGAGAGGAAGGCGCCGCGCAGGTCGAGGAGTTCCTGTCCGGTCTCGTCGAGGTGCTCGACGAGGGGCGAGTGCAGGCACTCCAGGATGTTCGGGTTGGCGCGCAGGGCCAGCTCGCAGAACCGCTCGATCTCCCAGGAGAACTGCTCCTCGGCCGGGCCCTCGACGTGCGTCGGCGGCTTCTCGAACCGCCAGTACAGCGGGGTCGGGGCGACGAAGACTCCCCTGCGGTCGGTGTCGCTGCTCTCCGTCGCCAGGCCGAAGGCGCGCGAGCCCATCACGCAGGAGTAGACGGTGTGCTTGCCCACGAGGTCGGTGTCGTCGTGCTGCCGCGCGGGGCCGGTGTCGTCCGTGCCATGAGCGTCCTTCGCGGGTGCCGCCACGCGAACTCGCCGTCCGGCGCCGGGCGGGGCGGCGGGCGTGCGGACGCGGACCACGAGGTCGTGCAGGGCGTCGTGGCCGCCGGGGGTGTCCGGCAGGGACGAGCGTTCCTGCGCCGCGTCGAGCACCGCGTGCAGCCGTTCGACGTCCGCGCGGACGGTGTCCGGGTCGACCTCGGCCGGGCCGTGCTCGCGCTCGCTCTTGGCCGCGACGAGGTCGGGCACATAGGCGGGCGCCTCGGGGAGTTCGGCGGCGAGGGTCGGCAGATGCGCCTCGATTCCGCCGCCGCGCATCAGGTGGATGCCGGTGAGCAGGACCCGCAAGGTGTAGAGCAGCGGCTTGAGTTCACCGGTGCGTTCGAACAGGCGCCACTGGGTCCTGGCGAAGCCCCGGTAGTGGTGCGCGTGGTGGTGGGTGAGCACCTGCGGGGCCAGCGACACGAGTGCGGCGTGCGCCTCGGTGCTGTGCACGACCAGGGGCGAGAGCAGCTGTTCCAGGACGTAGCCGTTGCGGCGCAGCATCAGGCGGACGAACTTGCGCAGGTCGTGGGTGACGAGGTCCATCTCCACGCCGTCGCGCTCCCACATCCGCGAGCAGGTCTCCTCGGGTTCGCGCAGGCCGAGGAGTTGGGCCGCCGGGAGCAGGTGCACCCCGCGCATGTCGACGTCGGAGTCGCGGGAGGGGAATCCGTACAGATGGGCTCCCGAGGCGGTCGCGAACAGGACGGGGTGGGCCTGTTCGGCGACCACCGCGCCGAGGTCCGCCTCCGGCAGCCCGGCCTTGGTCAGTACGTCCGTGTCGTCGCGTCTCACCGCTCAAGCGTCCCAGAGCGCTCCCAGCGTCACCAACTGGCTTTCGTACTCGATGCGGTCGGCCCAGTCGTGCGGCCAGGCGTCCGGGCCGTGGTACGCACCGGCCAGGGCGCCGGTGAGCGCGGCGATCGAGTCCGAGTCGCCCGCGGTGCAGGCAGCCCTGCGCAGGGCCGTCACGGGTTCGTCGACGAACAGCAGGAAGCACAACAGCGCGGTGGCCAGGGCCTCTTCGGCGATCCAGCCCTCGCCGGTGGCCAGGCACGGGTCGGTCTCCGGGGAGACGGTGCGCAGCGCGTCCCGGACTCGTTCGAGCGCCGCCAGGCAGTCGTCCCAGCCGCGTGCGACGAAGGCGCCGGGCGAGGCGTCGTGGGAGCGCGTCCACAGGTCGCCGAGCCAGCGCCGGTGGTACGTGTCCCGGTTGTCGAGCGCGTACGAGCGCAGCCGTCCGACCAGACCGGCGGGGTCGGTGCCGGTGGCCAGCAGCCGTATCGCGTGGGCGGTGAGGTCGGAGGCGGCGAGCGCGGTGGGGTGGCCGTGGGTGAGCCCGGCCTGCAACTGGGCGGCGCCCGCGCGCTGTTCGTCGCTCAGGTGCGGCAGCAGGCCGAGCGGGGCGACGCGCATATTGGCCCCGCAGCCCTTGGAGCCGATCCTGCTGGCGTCCTGCCAGGGCAGGTCGGGGTCGGCGAGCAGTTCGCAGGCCCTCAGACAGGTGTGGCCGGGCGCCCGGTTGTTCTCGGGCGAGACGGACCAGGCGACGAAGGCCTCCCGCAGCGGCCGGTGCAGGTGCGCGGCGTCGAGCGGGCCGCGGTCGGTCACCTCGCGCAGGGCGTGTCCGAGGGCGAGGGTCATCTGGGTGTCGTCGGTGATGAGGGCGGGTTCGGGCAGCTCCATCTCGCGCCAGGGGCCGCACTTGGCGAGGATCGCGGGCACGTTGTCGAACTCGGTCGGACAGCCGAGAGCGTCACCGAGGGCGAGTCCGAGCAGGGAGCCGGTGGCGGCGCGTCCGGCGGTACGGGTGGGCAGGGTCATCAGGGTCGTCCTTCCGGTCGCAGAACCGGCGGGTGCAGGGCGGTGGCCGGGCCCGCGCGGTGCAGGGCGGCGGGTTTGCCGCGGCCGCCGGTGAGCCGGGCGGCGCCGGGGACCTGCTCCACGAAGCCCGGCGTGGCGAGCACCTTCCGGCGGAAGTTGGGCCGGTCCAGGGCGGTGCCCCACACCGTCTCGTAGACCTGCTGGAGCTCCCCGAGGGTGAACAGCGGCGGGCAGAAGGCGGTGGCCAGGCAGGTGTACTCCAGCTTGGCGCGGACGCGTTCGCGCGCGTCGGCGAGGATCGTGTCGTGGTCGAAGGCGAGCGGTCCCGCCTCCTCGCAGGGGACCCAGTCGGCCCGCGCCGCGTCGCCGCCACCCCGGGGCTCGGGCAGATCGGGCACGAGAGCGGTGTAGGCGACGGAGACCACCCGCATCCGCGGATCGCGGTCCGGCTCGCTGTAGGTACGCAGTTGTTCCAGGTGCAGGGAGCCGGTCAGCCGCTCGCCGAGCCCGGTCTCCTCGGCGAGTTCGCGGCGGGCCGCCGTCTCGGCCGACTCGGCGGGCAGCAAGAAGCCGCCGGGCAGGGCGCGTTGGCCCGCGTAGGGCTCTTGCCCGCGTTCCACCAGGAGGACCTGGAGCCGTCCCGACCGGACCGTGAACACCGCCAGATCCACGGTGACGGCGAAGGGTTCGAAGGCGTACTTGTCGTAGGCGGGTGGCATCTGCGGATGTGCGCTCATGGGCCCTCCCCCGTCCCAGAGGCTGCCGCCCCGGACGCTGTCGTCGTGGCGGCTGACGTCGTAGCTGCTGACGTCGTGACTGCCGACGTCGAGGCGACCGACGTCGTAACGGCCGCGGTCCCGGTCAGATCCGGCAGCGGGTCGGTGAAGTGCCAGCCCGCGGCGAGCAGTGCGTCCACGGCGGTCACCGCGGTGGCCAGGCGCTCCTCGTGACTGCCGCCGAGCATCACGAACGGTCTTGCGGTACGGGTGAGTTCGGCGTGGAAGCGCCCGGTCATCCAGGGGCGCAGTTCCTCGCCGTCGCGCAGTCCGTCGTCCTCGAAGGGCACGCCCTCGTGATCGGTGAGCAGCCACAGGTGGCGCTGCGTCCGCCCGGCGAGTTCGTCGACGCTGGGGTTGCGGCCCCCGACGTAGCGCTCGTGCCAGACGGTGGTCGCGAACGCGTCGGTGTCGCAGAACAGGACCGGACCGCCCTCGCCCGCCGCCCGCTCCTCCCGCTCGTTCTGCCGCTCGGCGATCAGCGGGAACTCCTCGCCTCCCAACTCCACGTCCTCCCAACGGGCTTCGGGCCACCGCTGACGCAACTCCCGAAGCCTGCGCTCGCTGTGCTCGCGCCCGTACTCGGGCACCCAGCGCGTCCCGGCGAACGCGCCCCCGCGTTCCCGGTAGTGCGCGGCCAGGGCGCGGGCCATCGTCGTCGTACCGCTGGACTCGGCGCCGAGCACCACCACCCGCCGGGCCAGGCCCGCCCGCACCGGGGGCGCGAGGTGGTGCCAGTGCGCCACCGGGTCGGCGCGTACCGCCGTACCGGAGACGGGAAAGGCGCGGCGCTCCGGGTCCACCGGGACGTGCGCGGCGCCGAACCGGCGGGCGAGTTCGGCCCCGTAGGACTCGGAGGTGAAGACGGCGTCCACCTCGCCCTCGACGCCCTGCCGGAAGATCCGCACATGGGCGTCCCAGATCTCCGGGTCGTCGAGGTCCATCGGGACGTCGTCGACAAGACCGACGATCCGGCAGTCCGGGTGGACCGCGCGCATCCACGCGACCCGCTCGGCCAGCGGCACCGACTCCACCGAAGCCGCACAGACCAGCACGGTCAGCTCCGCGCACCGCGCCCGCGCGGTACGCACCAGATGGTGGTGGCCCGCGTGCGGCGGATAGAACTTGCCGAGGACCAGGCCGTGGCGGTGACGCCTCATGCCATCGCCCCCGCCGTCCGCGCGCCGGGCACCAGGTCCCGCCGCCAGTCGCGCAGCCCCACGCAGCACAGGGCGAGGAAGCCCACGTAGAGCAGCGAGGTCAAGTACAGCTCCTTGTACGCGTACAGCGGTACGTAGACCACGTCGGCGGCGATCCACAGCCACCAGGACTCCAGGCGTTTACGGCACTGGCCGTAGGTCGCCATCAGCGAGAGCCCCGTGGTCAGCGCGTCCCAGAACGGCACGGTGGAGTCGGTCTGCCGGTCGAGCAGCACGGTCAGGGCGAGGGTGCCCACCACCCCCGCCGCGCACAGCCACAGCCATTCGGTACGGCTCGTACGGCCGACCTCCTGTCCTGGGGAGCCCGGGCCACCCCCGTGGGTCCAGGTCCACCAGCCGTACGCGGCAAGGGAGATGAAGACGATCTGGAGACCGGCGTCGGCGTACAGGCCGGAGTCGGTGAACAGCAGGACGAACAGCAGGTTGTTGGCGATACCGATCGGCCAGTTCGCCGTCCGCTGCCGCGCCACGAGCCAGACGCACAGCGCCCCGCTCCCGAAGCCGAGCACCTCGGTCCAGCTGACCGGGGTGTCGAGCAGGGTGAAGAGCGGCTGCCGCAAGGGATCGAGAACGCCCGAGAGACTCGCGAGACTCACGCCCGCCTCCTTAATAGTCACTCAGACCATAAAGGGGCGTGGTGTTCTCACGCAAGCCTCTTTCGGGGGTGGTGGGCGGGGCGGCGGTTCGGTGAAGTGCCTTGGCTGGGTGAGGGGTTGGCGGGTTGGAGGTTGGCGGGTTGGAGGTTGGCGGGTTGGCGGGTTGGCGGGTTGGCGGGTTGGCGGGTTGGCGGGTTGGCGGGTTGGCGGGTTGGCGGGGTAACAGCGGCGCGGTACGAGTGGTGGCGGTACGGGCGGCGGGTACGCGAGAACGGCGGCGGCCGGTGCCGGGAGAGTTCCCGTGCACCGGCCGCCGCCGTTGTGCGGCCGCGGAGGGCCGCCGTAGTCCTGGGAGGGGCGCGCCGCCGAGGCCGCGCCGCCCGCTACCCGTCGCGCCCTACAGCTCGACCTCGCGCATCAGCATGCCGACCTCGGTGTTGGACATCCTGCGCAGCCAGCCGGACTTCTGGTCGCCGAGAGTGATGGGTCCGAAGGCGGTACGGACCAGCTTCTCGACCGGGAAGCCCGCCTCGGCGAGCATGCGGCGCACGATGTGCTTACGGCCCTCGTGCAGGGACACCTCGACGAGGTAGTTCCGGCCGGTCTGCTCGATCACCCGGAAGTGGTCGGCGCGGGCGTAGCCGTCCTCGAGCTGGATGCCGTCCTTGAGCTGCTTGCCCAGGTCGCGCGGGATCGGGCCGTAGATCGCCGCGACATAGGTCTTGCGCACGCCGTACTTGGGGTGGGTCAGGCGGTGTGCGAGCTCACCGTGGTTGGTGAGCAGGATGATGCCCTCGGTCTCGGTGTCGAGACGCCCGACGTGGAACAGACGCGTCTCGCGGTTGGTGACGTAGTCGCCGAGGCACTGGCGCCCCTCCGGGTCCTCCATCGTGGAGACCACGCCCGCGGGCTTGTTCAGCGCGAAGAACTGGTACGACTGCGTGGCGACGGTCAGGCCGTCCACCTTGATCTCGTCGTTCTCCGGGTCGACCCGCAGGCCCTGCTCCACCACGATGGCGCCGTTGACCTCGACCCGAGCCTGCTCGATCAGCTCCTCACAGGCGCGCCGCGAACCGTATCCGGCCCGGGCCAGCACCTTCTGGAGCCGCTCGCCCTCCTGCTCGGCACCCGGGAACGTCTTGGGCAGCTTGATGTCCTTCTTGCCCGCGTACCGCTCGCGGTTGCGCTCCTCGGCCCGCGTCTCGTACTCCCGCGAGCGGGCCGGGGCGCTGCGCTGGTCGCGCTGCTGCGGCTGCTTCGGGCCGCCCTTGGCACCGCCGCGCGCGGTGGTGCCCCGGCCCTTGCGCCCGCCCTCGCCGGACTGACCGCCCGAGCCGCCGGAGCCGCCCACGTCGTAGCGGCGCTCCTCGGGGCGCGGGCGACCGGCACGCTTCTGCTTGTCGTCGCGTGATCCTCCCGTCTTCGACCGGGAGGTGCCGCCACCTGCCCCTCGGTTGTCGCGGCCGCTGTCGCCGGCCCTGCTGTTCTTGCCGCTGCTTCGCATCAGTGATCCGTCTTGTCGTATGCGTCCTCGGAATCCGGTGCGTCCGGATCGAACGACGGCACGCCCTCCTGCGTCTCGGCCTCGATCGCCTCCGCCTCCGGGAGGAAGGGCGCGAGCTCCGGCAATTCGTCCAGGCCGCGCAGGCCCATCCGCTCCAGGAAGTAGTTCGTCGTCGTGTACAGGATCGCACCTGTTTCGGGTTCCGTGCCCGCCTCCTGGATCAGCCCGCGCTGCAACAGGGTCCGCATCACGCCGTCACAGTTGACCCCGCGGACCGCCGAGACCCGCGATCGGCTCACCGGCTGGCGGTACGCGACCACCGCCAGCGTCTCCAGTGCCGCCTGGGTGAGCCGCGCCTGCTGACCGTCCAGGGCGAAGCCCTCCACGGCCGCCGCGTACTCGGGCCGGGTGTAGAACCGCCACCCCCCGGCCACCAGCCGGAGCTCGAATCCGCGCCCCTGCACCGTGTACTCGTCGGCCAGCTCACGCAGCGCGTCCGCGACCTTGCGGCGCGGCCGCTGGAGCAGTTTGGCCAGATGCTCCTCGGTGGC
This is a stretch of genomic DNA from Streptomyces sp. NA04227. It encodes these proteins:
- a CDS encoding ADP-ribosylglycohydrolase family protein codes for the protein MTLPTRTAGRAATGSLLGLALGDALGCPTEFDNVPAILAKCGPWREMELPEPALITDDTQMTLALGHALREVTDRGPLDAAHLHRPLREAFVAWSVSPENNRAPGHTCLRACELLADPDLPWQDASRIGSKGCGANMRVAPLGLLPHLSDEQRAGAAQLQAGLTHGHPTALAASDLTAHAIRLLATGTDPAGLVGRLRSYALDNRDTYHRRWLGDLWTRSHDASPGAFVARGWDDCLAALERVRDALRTVSPETDPCLATGEGWIAEEALATALLCFLLFVDEPVTALRRAACTAGDSDSIAALTGALAGAYHGPDAWPHDWADRIEYESQLVTLGALWDA
- the cmk gene encoding (d)CMP kinase — encoded protein: METAAETTEAVQAVIVAIDGPSGTGKSSTSKAVAAQLGLSYLDTGAQYRAITWWMVNNGIDIEDPSAIASAAGKPEIVSGTDPAAPTIVVDGTDVAQPIRTPEVTSKVSAVSAVPEVRTRITELQRAIAAAAPGGIVVEGRDIGTTVLPDADLKIFLTASPEARAARRSSEMKSADVQATREALIKRDTADSSRKTSPLAKAGDAVEVDTTELTLQQVIECVVTLVEEKRAAK
- the aroH gene encoding chorismate mutase → MAVRAVRGAVQLDRDAADHMGEQVRELLTAVLDRNDLSTDDVISIWFTATPDLHSDFPAAAARKLGIVDVPLICAQEIDVEGAMPRVVRLLAHIESDRPRADLVHVYLGAAASLRKDIAQ
- a CDS encoding nucleotidyltransferase domain-containing protein encodes the protein MGKHTVYSCVMGSRAFGLATESSDTDRRGVFVAPTPLYWRFEKPPTHVEGPAEEQFSWEIERFCELALRANPNILECLHSPLVEHLDETGQELLDLRGAFLSRQAHDTFVRYARGQYKKLEADVRVHGAPRWKHAMHLLRLLTTCGDLLRTGRLVIDVGDRREELLAVKRGEVAWPEVESRMRRLAEEADRALEGSPLPDGPDARRVEDFLRRVRLRSVQ
- the der gene encoding ribosome biogenesis GTPase Der, which codes for MNDPSQPESAENAAADFAGTEHDHGELGDAEYTAFMELAAEEGFDLEDVEGAIEEAGHGPLPVLAVVGRPNVGKSTLVNRFIGRREAVVEDKPGVTRDRVTYEAEWAGRRFKVVDTGGWEQDVLGIDASVAAQAEYAIEAADAVVFVVDATVGATDTDEAVVRLLRKAGKPVVLCANKVDGPSGEADATALWSLGLGEPHPVSALHGRGTGDMLDAVLEALPEAPAQRFGAALGGPRRIALIGRPNVGKSSLLNQVANEERVVVNELAGTTRDPVDELIELGGVTWKFVDTAGIRKRVHLQQGADYYASLRTAAAVEKAEVAVVLIDAGEQISIQDQRIVTMAVEAGRALVLAYNKWDTLDEERRYYLEREIETELAQVAWAPRVNVSARTGRHMEKLVPAIETALAGWETRVPTGRLNAFLGELVAAHPHPVRGGKQPRILFGTQAGTKPPRFVLFASGFIEHGYRRFVERRLREEFGFEGTPLHISVRVREKRGRKK
- a CDS encoding 1-acyl-sn-glycerol-3-phosphate acyltransferase, coding for MSTPDPAPSARGAEFGRRLGVPVVHGLYRPRTLGAWKVPATGPLIFAVNHSNFADGPLLMGSSPRPVHFLIKKEMFRGPMGAFLNGLGQLSIDRESADRAAVTRALKVLDGGGVLGIFPEGTRGEGDFASLRSGLAYFAVRSGAPVVPVAVLGSAGARSRLIPGLPPLRTRIDLVFGEPFEAGDHSGRRTRRAMDEATVRIQKRLAAHLENARRLTRR
- a CDS encoding prephenate dehydrogenase, giving the protein MRTALVIGTGLIGTSAALALASRGVTVHLADHDPAQAGTAASLGAGTDRAPEVPVDLVLVAVPPARVADTLAEAMDKGLGRGYLDVASVKGGPLGELRARSADLSRYLGTHPMSGREKSGPLAATAELFEGRPWVLTPTPETDTEVLNLALELVSLCRAVPVVMDAEAHDRAVALVSHMPHLMSSLVAARLEHAEDTAVRLCGQGIRDVTRIAASDPRMWIDILSANAGPVADLLAELAEDLGETVAALRSLQSADEDKRTGGAAGVEAVLRRGNAGQVRVPGKHGAAPRVYESVAVFIDDQPGQLARIFADAGRAGVNIEDVRIEHATGQQAGLVQILVEPKAVPVLTRALTEQGWVLRG